The genomic DNA ACTGAACAAAGTTGCCTTCTTCCTGGAATGGGAAAAGTCACGGAAGTTCTTGATTCCTATCCCAATCTGAACTTGAACAATCAGGTTTGAACGCCAAATATGTTTGAAAACAAGCTGTTAATTTATAGATTAAAACAACCACAGATCCAGACAGAATGTCAGAGAATGAACCAGCAACAAAACAAACTAACAAGATTATAAGGGAAAGAATAACTCATACATGGTGTACACACTTATTAGGAATTCTATCCCCATTCCCTAATTTGTATGCAGAAACAATGTTTTGATGAAAGGTAATCTCTGGTGCTGTCTCCCCTACTACAACAATGGAATTAGAACCAAAAAGTCATCACAGATTCATTCCAACAAGAAAGAGCACAATCATCGTGGAATCCCGCTCACGCCTGATGACTGATCAAGATCACACTtaccatcctcctcctccgccttggCGCGCCCGCGAACGATCACGGTGACTGCCTCCTTGGCCCCCGGCCGTGGTGGTGGATGGGGTCCGGTCCCGTCGGCACCTCCCTCTCGGACTCCGCGCCGAACCCCGTCGTGCTCACGTCCTCCGCCGCGACCTGCGCGCCGGAGAGAGCCCCCGGCCGAGAAAGGAACCATCAGAAAAGAGCCGCCTTTTCTCGACCCTAGGCCGCCGCACGGCGCGTTGTTTACCTTGACCACGTCCGCCCTCTCCCGCATGCCCTGCGCGGTGTCCATGGGCGCCGCCGTCTCGAGTCGTCGTAATGCCGCTGCTGCACCGCCGGCGAGAGAGGGGAGGAAAAGCGGTCAGGGTTTCGGGCGCGGCGAAAGGAACAAGAAACGGGGGTTTGCGACGCGATGCGCGGGCGTCACGTACCTGCCCGgtaggacgacgaggaggcggcgggcggcaagCTGGCCaggaggacggcgacggcgagcacggcGACGACGGGCGCGCGAGCCATCCGGCCAGACCAGGCCCCGCGTACGCAGCGGGCCGCCAGCACGCGAACGGAGAGCGAAGAGATGGAGGAAAAAAATGGAGGCTTCTCTGCTCCAAAACCCTCCCTTCCTCTGTCCTGTTGCCCTGCGCCGCAGAGTTGGTTTCGCCCGTCTGTTGGGGGGGCTCTGCTCCAACGAAAACCCGGAGGCGCATCGCGTCGCCCGCGGCGGCAGGTGCTTTGCTTGCTCCCCATCCGTGCCACGGTCACGTGCCGCGGGGACACTTGGCGTGCATCCGGCGCTCCGATCAGGCGATCACGCACGGCCGGGCTCCCCAGCCGCGCCGTTGCGGCCGGCGCCGTGTGTGGGCCCGGGCTCCGAGACGGACGTGGCCTGGCGGGCCCCaagtgcagagagagagagagcgcgcgcgGATCGGCGCATGCGTATTCGCCCGGTGATTTCTCGCCTTGGCGGCGAGCGCCGAGCGGGCTGCCGTTCGCTCGCCTCGCTGAGATGCTGACGTCACCGACATCTGGTGCTGTTGGGCTGGCGGCCAGAGTCGTTGGACGATTTTACAGCTTTGCCACTGCTCGAATTCTTTTTCGCCTTTTTACCTTGGCATGGTAGAGTAGAcccaggggggggggggcgggggcgggcgggcAGGGGCTTGGCCCCGCTATGGTTCCCAAATTTCCATtggaaatttaaattttgattaaattttaattaaattttaattaaatttgtatggttagctcccctaataatgaaaaaaatggCTTCGTGGCTCCGCCCCTGAGTAGACCGACCGTAGAGACTAGAGCGACGCAAGGATTTTGAACTTCAAAATATCTTCAGCATCTTCACCCTCGCCCAAAGTGAAAAGAAATGAACAACCTGGTGGGGTGGGATATTATactttcagagtttcagacttTGGGCATCCAACCCACACCTCGGTCAGATGACAATTGCCAACCTTCTTTATGATCACCACCACTTCACCAGTGAAAGATCGGAtcaggtgctctagcctaaaagagggaggggtgaattagtcaagttaaaaccttaacctatggctccaactaaattgcacaatattaaactaaaacatactatctaaatatgcaactatggttgttctagtgtgaaactcctatcccaaaagagtttagcaacctatagctaaCAAGagactactctatgaaagtaaaggcacacaaaaatTACTAGTATGAAATTGCGGAAACGTAAAGAGTgggataggaggaagcaaactcttgacgcgggtgtttattccgtgattcggttagccacaaaggcacacctacatccatgttgttgaagcactcactaagagtattgcttctcggtaatcaagtctcttccgcggactcaaccacggtcactttgatcccgatttccactaaggagcttctccacaaaggatgggggtctccacgtcccccgcacaagatcgtccacgccgctccacaccaagtcggagggtcgttgacgttgccggcgagccacaaagctccaaggggccggcactCCAAGATATCTTCTTTGGTTCAtaagagaaccacagcacaaaggcacaaagccttgcttgttcactctctaaagagctaacctagcactaacactctcaaatgtttgctaaggactaaagataagATCAATAAgaacttggatggcttggagatatttttgggtgtgtttgaggcttgtagcaactccagcaaatttcaaatgaccgggggatggcgtatatataggcctccaagacCATAGAGCCGTTAAGAGCCGTTGGGCCTTTTCTGCGCAgggcaccggatagaccggtgagggggcaccggtgtatccggtcaCTCACGACTTCTGtactagccgttggccttctGTTAGCTGACGTGACTGTctgtcaccggttagaccggtgccttgtctccggtttaaccggtgctgctTCCCTTCCTTGCAGCTGACGTGGTATTGCACCGGTGCGTGCTCCGGTGcactgtcggtttaaccggtgctgaagatttTCTTCCTGGCCACTTAACATGCTCTCTAGTGCATGGCATGGTGTTTGCACCGGTGCTTCAACTTGgcaccaccggtgcatccggtgccactTGATTTTTTGGCACCATCACAGCAGATTGCTCCGGTGAtagggcaccggtgcatccgagccctaccggttagaccggtgctcggtcaccggttcaaccggtgtaactgattctgcagaactcgtccaattcagcatttctttgagttctttcttcgtgttttgctttgcttggcctttttacttTATACCTGGGATTTATAattgttcacttgacaaactcattagtcccattgattacgttgttactcaatcaccaaaatcacaaaacaatggcctaatggggccattttTCTTACAACCAGCAAACAAAATGCAGTCAAATTCTTTTTTGTAATGATAAAATTATGTTGTAAAAACAGCATCTTCAAATATGTCTTGCCTAATACTAAGCAGAATGCGATCTTGCATTGTCAAACTCTTTTTTTTCGTAACATCGAATACAGTGCGTGCTTTCTTCTTTCTAGTTTTTGGACAACTGGACGTGCAGAGTGCATAGAGATTTTCAGTGTGTCGCTGGCGCCTGGCGGTAGCGGCACCAGCTAGCTCCGAGCTTGAACAGAGAACAGAGGCCAAGCTGGACTGCATGTCTCATGAACACAGGAGTACAAGACAAGATCCTGAAGAAAAGAAGTAGCTTTCCCACAAAAGGATCCGGGCAAAAagtacaagtcatacctttgcttATACATGTGCTGCTACTAGAGAGTTAGTCTACCAACTACAACAGACTGCCAAGGAACACTACTCCTCGGAGCAATTAACAGTAAATATTGTAGTAGCAAAATAGAATTTTTATTCCAGATGAAAGTTGTACGTACATTGATCTTGATTTTATCCTTCCTTGAAAGAAAGCATGTCACTCATCTCCATCTACACACATCAACACATACAAATGCAACAGAATGTGACCCTTTTATTGCAGCACCCTCTCTCAGGGTAAACATATAAATCAACCTGCTTGCGCCGTCCATTATTTGTCCCAGTGCATCACGTTCATGTTCACTTCTTGAGGAACTCTCTGAACCAGTGGGCAGATTTCTTGGGGTACCGCTTGTACCCGTCGTTATAGTCCACGAAGTTTATCCCGAAGCGGACCGTGTAGCCGTCCACCCACTCGAAGTTGTCCAGAAGCGACCACGCGAAGTACCCCTTCACGTTCGACCCGTCGCTGCATGCAGTGGATCGCAAGTCAGATGCAGTAGCTAGCTGTACCATCTACTAGCTGAAATTGCACTGACATTTCACTAGACGACCGTGTGTTGCATGAGTGAATAATCCGTGTGGTTGTGCAGGGTGTCGCATGGATTAGTAGAGCTCGATGATCACTGACCTTACGGCGCTACGCAGCGCAAGGAGGTGCTTGTGGTAGAACTCTATCCTGGCATCATCCTTCAGAGCTTCCTGGAGTGAAAGGTTCTGGTTGTTGGCTTCGTCGACGCCTAAAATGGATCATAGCACAGTTTTTTCAGATGAACTATTTCATATTTAGCCCTTTTAGGAAAGGAGAAATTTTTCATTCCTTGAAATAGCGACAAGAGGTTTAGCGAGTAGGAGTTACCATTTTCAGTGATATAGACGGTAGGATTGCCATAGTTTTCCTTAACATAAAGCAGCAACTCACGGAAGCCTTGAGGGTATACGAAGAGCCAAGCTGAAGCAGCCTACATATATATACAGTCAGTGGAAATGGATCGTTACCAACACATAAAAAGGGAGATGAAGTTACTTATTGTGATGTGAACCGTTGTT from Panicum virgatum strain AP13 chromosome 7N, P.virgatum_v5, whole genome shotgun sequence includes the following:
- the LOC120681794 gene encoding uncharacterized protein LOC120681794 translates to MARAPVVAVLAVAVLLASLPPAASSSSYRAAAALRRLETAAPMDTAQGMRERADVVKVAAEDVSTTGFGAESEREVPTGPDPIHHHGRGPRRQSP